In Agrobacterium sp. RAC06, a single window of DNA contains:
- a CDS encoding DUF982 domain-containing protein, which produces MTEADFTWNVPVELELPCGLTRRFLNAYDALDFLDAEWPTRRGPAYERALRLCRKALRGTRATELARSAFIAAADEAGMRQCSNPQKQMVSFLPRARPAVA; this is translated from the coding sequence ATGACTGAAGCCGATTTCACCTGGAACGTGCCCGTCGAACTGGAACTGCCCTGTGGGCTGACGCGCCGTTTTCTCAATGCATATGACGCGCTGGATTTTCTCGATGCGGAGTGGCCGACGAGACGCGGCCCTGCTTATGAACGCGCCTTGCGGCTTTGCCGCAAGGCACTGCGGGGCACTCGTGCAACCGAGCTGGCACGCAGCGCCTTCATCGCGGCGGCAGATGAAGCGGGCATGCGGCAGTGTTCAAACCCGCAAAAGCAAATGGTGAGCTTCCTGCCGAGAGC
- a CDS encoding PfkB family carbohydrate kinase, translating into MTGPHRKRIVVIGHINHDRIWRLTEPLRAGGRIAWSSRETRLGGGGYFTARRLLDLGHDVALLSNLMDDAHGEEALAELKEAGFDTTLIARRDGQTDFADIMLDPTGERTILSSERRLSRTFVLDRAIKADAFYVNAPKLPDAILTSLNRAPLVISQFPLREGEVRPADIMVGSKADLPGTPIAEVWVMARRLATERLTHLVMTDGPAAISVFDGKIETQVLLSRRVTVRDTIGAGDTFSGSLMHALLGGKNAVEASQLAGDETTAWLEKREAQTRSATEKSIS; encoded by the coding sequence ATGACCGGTCCTCACCGCAAACGGATCGTCGTCATCGGCCACATCAACCATGACCGCATCTGGCGACTGACTGAGCCACTGCGTGCCGGTGGACGGATTGCCTGGTCATCGCGGGAGACACGCCTCGGTGGCGGCGGATATTTCACCGCTCGCAGGCTGCTCGATCTCGGACACGACGTGGCGCTGCTGTCGAACCTGATGGACGATGCGCATGGGGAGGAAGCGCTTGCCGAATTGAAGGAAGCCGGCTTCGACACGACGCTGATCGCGCGGCGTGACGGCCAAACCGATTTCGCAGATATCATGCTCGACCCCACAGGCGAGCGGACCATCCTTTCCAGCGAGCGACGCCTCTCCCGCACCTTTGTGCTCGATCGCGCAATTAAGGCCGATGCCTTCTACGTCAACGCGCCGAAACTGCCAGACGCCATCCTCACCTCCCTGAACCGCGCGCCCCTCGTCATCTCGCAGTTTCCGCTCCGCGAGGGCGAGGTCCGTCCCGCCGATATCATGGTCGGTTCGAAAGCAGACCTGCCCGGCACCCCAATTGCTGAAGTCTGGGTCATGGCACGCAGGCTCGCGACAGAGCGGCTCACCCATCTCGTGATGACGGACGGCCCGGCCGCAATCTCGGTCTTTGACGGAAAAATTGAGACCCAGGTGCTCCTGAGCCGCCGGGTCACCGTTCGCGACACCATCGGTGCCGGCGACACCTTCAGCGGCAGTCTTATGCACGCCCTGCTGGGCGGGAAAAACGCCGTTGAGGCGAGCCAGCTTGCCGGCGACGAGACAACCGCATGGCTTGAGAAGCGTGAAGCCCAGACGCGATCTGCAACAGAAAAATCAATATCATAA
- a CDS encoding substrate-binding domain-containing protein, protein MKLKEFAKEIGLSPTTVSRALSGYPEVNEATRARVMEEAARLGYRPNINAVRLATGRAGAIGVVMTKAGDYQFSEFLSGMADRLSGEDIDILITPMAEHAPGDELQLYRRLAESRRVDAVVIHSPRPKDPRIALLHQLKLPFIVHGRSATEVPHAWLDIDNEGAVRRSTEHLLDLGHRRIALLNGREGLTFTLDRLAGYKAALAERGIDYDPQLVTHGSFTDEIGFRFARSALEQRPRPTAFVAGSMMTALGVYRAARSRNLVIGQDISVIAHDDVFPYLTAENMAPSLSTTRSSIRAAGSRITDLLLQMLSGCQATDVKELWPVELILRETSRPVPKDAAE, encoded by the coding sequence ATGAAGCTCAAGGAATTTGCCAAAGAGATCGGCCTGTCACCGACGACCGTGAGTCGCGCCTTGAGCGGTTATCCGGAAGTCAACGAGGCGACACGCGCACGGGTGATGGAAGAGGCAGCCCGCCTCGGCTATCGGCCGAACATAAATGCCGTGCGCCTTGCGACCGGCCGCGCCGGTGCCATCGGCGTAGTGATGACCAAGGCTGGTGACTATCAGTTCTCCGAATTCCTCAGCGGCATGGCTGATCGCCTGAGTGGCGAGGACATCGACATCCTCATTACGCCCATGGCGGAGCATGCGCCCGGCGACGAGCTGCAGCTTTACCGGCGACTTGCCGAAAGCCGTCGGGTCGATGCCGTCGTGATCCACTCGCCACGCCCCAAGGATCCCCGCATCGCGCTTCTGCACCAGTTGAAGCTCCCCTTTATCGTGCATGGCCGCTCCGCCACCGAGGTCCCGCATGCCTGGCTCGACATCGACAACGAAGGCGCAGTCAGGCGGAGCACGGAACACCTGCTTGACCTCGGCCACAGGCGCATCGCGCTCCTGAATGGTCGAGAGGGCCTGACGTTCACGCTGGATAGACTGGCTGGCTATAAAGCCGCCCTCGCCGAACGCGGCATCGACTATGATCCGCAGCTCGTCACCCATGGCAGCTTCACGGACGAGATCGGTTTTCGCTTCGCCCGCTCCGCGCTCGAACAGCGACCGCGCCCTACAGCCTTCGTCGCCGGTTCGATGATGACGGCGCTCGGCGTTTATCGCGCGGCCCGGTCGAGAAACCTTGTCATTGGACAGGACATTTCTGTCATCGCCCATGACGACGTCTTTCCGTATCTGACCGCCGAGAACATGGCCCCTTCTCTCTCGACAACCCGCTCATCGATCCGCGCCGCCGGAAGTCGAATTACGGACCTCCTCCTGCAAATGCTTTCGGGATGCCAGGCAACGGATGTGAAGGAGCTCTGGCCGGTGGAACTGATCCTGCGCGAAACCAGCCGGCCCGTTCCGAAGGATGCAGCCGAATGA
- a CDS encoding ThuA domain-containing protein, with product MTIRTVVWGENIHERENAIVREIYPDGMHATIAAALNTDPDIEATTATLQEPEHGLSVERLAETDVLVWWGHKAHGDVSDEIVERVASRVWEGMGLLVLHSGHFAKPFKRLMGTPCALKWREAGERERIWTVNPGHPIAAGIPENFVLENEEMYGEFFSVPEPLETVFISWFAGGEIFRSGLTWRRGAGNIFYFRPGHETYPTYHDATVQQVLRNGVKWAFNPMPRYVAVHDAPNVPVEQALEPITERGPRLHQAGEEGYK from the coding sequence ATGACGATCAGAACGGTTGTCTGGGGCGAAAACATTCATGAGCGGGAAAACGCCATCGTCCGGGAGATCTATCCCGATGGCATGCATGCGACGATTGCCGCCGCGCTGAATACGGATCCGGATATCGAGGCGACGACGGCGACGCTGCAGGAGCCTGAGCACGGGCTTTCCGTCGAGCGGCTGGCCGAGACCGATGTGCTCGTCTGGTGGGGCCACAAGGCGCATGGCGATGTCTCCGACGAGATCGTCGAGCGGGTCGCAAGCCGTGTCTGGGAAGGCATGGGCCTTCTCGTCCTGCATTCCGGTCATTTCGCCAAGCCCTTCAAGCGGCTGATGGGCACGCCCTGCGCGCTCAAATGGCGTGAGGCGGGCGAGCGCGAGCGGATCTGGACCGTCAATCCCGGCCATCCGATCGCAGCCGGCATCCCGGAAAACTTCGTGCTTGAAAACGAAGAGATGTATGGCGAGTTCTTCTCGGTGCCGGAGCCGCTGGAAACGGTCTTCATCTCCTGGTTCGCCGGCGGCGAGATCTTTCGCTCGGGTCTCACCTGGCGACGCGGTGCGGGCAATATCTTCTATTTCCGTCCGGGTCATGAGACCTATCCGACCTATCACGACGCGACCGTTCAGCAGGTGCTTCGCAACGGGGTGAAGTGGGCGTTTAATCCGATGCCGCGCTATGTGGCCGTGCATGATGCACCGAATGTCCCGGTCGAGCAGGCGCTGGAGCCGATTACCGAGCGCGGTCCGCGCCTGCATCAGGCCGGTGAGGAAGGCTACAAATGA